The following proteins are encoded in a genomic region of Pseudorca crassidens isolate mPseCra1 chromosome 1, mPseCra1.hap1, whole genome shotgun sequence:
- the LINS1 gene encoding protein Lines homolog 1 isoform X2 — MRKRKRLVLSVNYGVSEGAGVCSNGGAKAEWLESDPWQTCMFQNSDKLLSHMAAKCLALLLYFQLKEKITLSNSWISFCQKNLSEYTESDKVVHCLWMLTFVIKEIFKDTCSQKTEILKQFLTPFDTIFEVFYNSLFSQHFENHQDTSKLINSLICFLELLELLIASRIHLKLHFTCQRMLFLKPSCVFNVITWPIQAFVKRKFIIFIKKCLLCKVGEDLCRGSVPTFMAPDHPLDVDLLALADAVLQAVDLGFLRTLSVYGKPSCFGGDEVQPGCECVPGPDHVILRAASLLIIRSLEIKFQNGASANEMKVDLQRFMSELLTFLKPHLQPSLRSHNLCEWLSRVFIEQDDDMLEAAKTAMGIYLKLTRECEATESLTQEKEMWNHHTHENGYNPHCIFLFLLKNIGFDSTVLLDFLISSETCFLEYFVRYLKLLQKDWDNFFTICKYFDITESKDNVNICCCISSLVQDRSSNQTEPSPLAVLGNHRDAHAWVSWASEASSEPLNHAVMSEEAQATLQANNLSPQRTSQSLVDYETSDDSEEESTDQRLANSRLTSLHQEAMKKIQDTIGTSRDKKELILESQSRSLVPKESNTPFSVDCDIGPNNIVSKVGISYRTVKCFEELQGAIYRLQKKNLFPYNPTALLKLLKHIETIYNRSMTPL; from the exons ATGCGGAAGAGGAAACGCCTTGTACTTTCCGTGAACTACGGTGTCTCGGAAGGGGCCGGGGTTTGCTCGAATGGCGGTGCAAAAGCAGAGTGGCTTGAGTCAGATCCCTGGCAG aCCTGTATGTTCCAAAACTCGGATAAATTGTTATCTCACATGGCTGCAAAGTGCCTTGCACTACTTCTGTATTTCCAATTGAAGGAAAAG ATAACATTGAGTAATTCCTGGATTTCTTTTTGCcaaaaaaatctttctgaataTACTGAAAGTGATAAAGTAGTACACTGCCTCTGGATGCTTACCTTTGTaataaaagaaatctttaaagaTACATGTTCACAAAAAACAG aaatTCTAAAGCAGTTCCTGACTCCTTTTGACACTATTTTTGAAGTCTTTTACAATTCCTTATTTTCTCAGCATTTTGAAAACCACCAAGATACTTCTAAACTAATAAACAGCTTGATATGTTTCCTGGAATTGCTTGAACTTCTTATAGCCTCCAGAATCCACCTGAAGTTACATTTCACTTGCCAGAGGATGTTATTTTTGAAACCTTCTTGTGTGTTCAACGTTATTACCTGGCCTATTCAGGCTTTTGTCAAAAGGAAATTCATCATATTCATCAAAAAGTGCCTTCTCTGCAAAGTGGGTGAAGACCTTTGTCGGGGATCTGTCCCTACCTTCATGGCACCAGATCATCCTTTAGATGTGGACCTGTTGGCTTTGGCTGATGCTGTTCTGCAAGCTGTGGATTTGGGCTTTTTGAGGACACTGTCTGTCTATGGAAAACCTTCCTGCTTTGGAGGCGATGAAGTCCAACCTGGATGTGAATGTGTCCCTGGTCCAGATCATGTGATCCTTAGAGCAGCGAGCTTACTTATCATTAGATCCTTAGAAATCAAGTTTCAAAATGGTGCTTCAGCAAATGAAATGAAAG TTGATTTACAGAGGTTCATGTCTGAGTTACTGACCTTCTTAAAGCCTCACCTTCAGCCGTCTCTGCGATCACACAATCTTTGTGAGTGGTTGTCTAGGGTCTTCATAGAACAAGACGATGACATGCTGGAGGCTGCCAAAACAGCAATGGGCATCTACCTGAAGTTGACCag AGAATGTGAAGCTACTGAAAGCTTgacccaagaaaaagaaatgtggaacCATCACACACATGAAAATGGCTATAATCCacactgtatttttttattcttattaaaaaatataggATTTGATTCTACAGTTCTTCTTGATTTTTTGATTTCATCAGAAACCTGTTTTCTTGAGTATTTTGTTAGGTATTTAAAATTATTGCAAAAAGACTGGGATAATTTTTTCACCATTTGCAAGTACTTTGATATAACTGAATCTAAAGataatgtaaatatttgttgttgtatCTCCTCACTTGTCCAAGACAGAAGCAGCAACCAAACAGAGCCTAGTCCTTTGGCTGTTCTTGGTAATCACAGAGATGCTCATGCTTGGGTCTCCTGGGCTTCTGAAGCGTCTTCTGAACCACTGAACCATGCTGTGATGTCTGAGGAGGCCCAGGCCACACTCCAGGCTAATAATCTGTCTCCCCAACGAACTTCTCAAAGTCTGGTAGATTATGAAACCTCTGATGATTCTGAAGAAGAATCCACAGACCAGCGTTTAGCAAACAGTAGACTAACATCTTTACACCAAGAAGCAATGAAGAAAATTCAGGACACAATTGGAACAAGTAGGGATAAAAAAGAACTTATCCTGGAGTCTCAGTCGAGGTCTCTGGTTCCCAAAGAATCTAATACTCCCTTCTCTGTTGATTGTGACATAGGCCCAAATAACATTGTTTCTAAAGTGGGAATATCTTACAGAACAGTAAAGTGCTTTGAAGAGCTACAAGGTGCCATTTATCGTTTGCAGAAGAAAAATCTGTTCCCATATAATCCAACAGCACTTTTGAAGTTGTTAAAACATATTGAGACAATATATAATAGAAGTATGACTCCTTTGTAA
- the LINS1 gene encoding protein Lines homolog 1 isoform X1, translating into MRKRKRLVLSVNYGVSEGAGVCSNGGAKAEWLESDPWQVLLKKQRFIPFLRLIFTIWICRPSCKIYLAIKMKAFCEVLEQLYRKVLLGATLENDSHDYIFYLNPAFSDQDCSTATSSDCSNILDVQGKHQPSSVNLATPSVAPVCLQRHFQMNSTREIMLLQLTVIKVMMTRILSVETELHAKEKYRYIIKMLLKSSDIDSKLTCMFQNSDKLLSHMAAKCLALLLYFQLKEKITLSNSWISFCQKNLSEYTESDKVVHCLWMLTFVIKEIFKDTCSQKTEILKQFLTPFDTIFEVFYNSLFSQHFENHQDTSKLINSLICFLELLELLIASRIHLKLHFTCQRMLFLKPSCVFNVITWPIQAFVKRKFIIFIKKCLLCKVGEDLCRGSVPTFMAPDHPLDVDLLALADAVLQAVDLGFLRTLSVYGKPSCFGGDEVQPGCECVPGPDHVILRAASLLIIRSLEIKFQNGASANEMKVDLQRFMSELLTFLKPHLQPSLRSHNLCEWLSRVFIEQDDDMLEAAKTAMGIYLKLTRECEATESLTQEKEMWNHHTHENGYNPHCIFLFLLKNIGFDSTVLLDFLISSETCFLEYFVRYLKLLQKDWDNFFTICKYFDITESKDNVNICCCISSLVQDRSSNQTEPSPLAVLGNHRDAHAWVSWASEASSEPLNHAVMSEEAQATLQANNLSPQRTSQSLVDYETSDDSEEESTDQRLANSRLTSLHQEAMKKIQDTIGTSRDKKELILESQSRSLVPKESNTPFSVDCDIGPNNIVSKVGISYRTVKCFEELQGAIYRLQKKNLFPYNPTALLKLLKHIETIYNRSMTPL; encoded by the exons ATGCGGAAGAGGAAACGCCTTGTACTTTCCGTGAACTACGGTGTCTCGGAAGGGGCCGGGGTTTGCTCGAATGGCGGTGCAAAAGCAGAGTGGCTTGAGTCAGATCCCTGGCAG gtTTTATTGAAGAAACAGAGATTCATCCCATTTCTAAGATTAATATTTACAATTTGGATTTGTCGACCTTCTTGTAAGATATATTTGGCAATCAAAATGAAAGCTTTCTGTGAAGTTTTAGAACAATTATACAGGAAAGTACTTCTTGGAGCCACACTTGAAAATGACAGCCATGATTACATCTTTTATCTCAACCCAGCATTTTCAGATCAAGATTGCTCTACAGCCACCTCCTCAGACTGCTCAAACATCCTTGATGTTCAGGGCAAGCATCAGCCATCCTCTGTCAATTTGGCTACCCCTTCTGTAGCACCTGTGTGTTTGCAGAGACATTTTCAGATGAACAGTACCCGAGAAATAATGCTCCTTCAGTTAACAGTGATTAAAGTGATGATGACCAGAATATTATCTGTCGAAACTGAATTGCATGCAAAGgagaaatatagatatataattaaaatgcttttaaaatcatCTGACATCGATTCTAAATTA aCCTGTATGTTCCAAAACTCGGATAAATTGTTATCTCACATGGCTGCAAAGTGCCTTGCACTACTTCTGTATTTCCAATTGAAGGAAAAG ATAACATTGAGTAATTCCTGGATTTCTTTTTGCcaaaaaaatctttctgaataTACTGAAAGTGATAAAGTAGTACACTGCCTCTGGATGCTTACCTTTGTaataaaagaaatctttaaagaTACATGTTCACAAAAAACAG aaatTCTAAAGCAGTTCCTGACTCCTTTTGACACTATTTTTGAAGTCTTTTACAATTCCTTATTTTCTCAGCATTTTGAAAACCACCAAGATACTTCTAAACTAATAAACAGCTTGATATGTTTCCTGGAATTGCTTGAACTTCTTATAGCCTCCAGAATCCACCTGAAGTTACATTTCACTTGCCAGAGGATGTTATTTTTGAAACCTTCTTGTGTGTTCAACGTTATTACCTGGCCTATTCAGGCTTTTGTCAAAAGGAAATTCATCATATTCATCAAAAAGTGCCTTCTCTGCAAAGTGGGTGAAGACCTTTGTCGGGGATCTGTCCCTACCTTCATGGCACCAGATCATCCTTTAGATGTGGACCTGTTGGCTTTGGCTGATGCTGTTCTGCAAGCTGTGGATTTGGGCTTTTTGAGGACACTGTCTGTCTATGGAAAACCTTCCTGCTTTGGAGGCGATGAAGTCCAACCTGGATGTGAATGTGTCCCTGGTCCAGATCATGTGATCCTTAGAGCAGCGAGCTTACTTATCATTAGATCCTTAGAAATCAAGTTTCAAAATGGTGCTTCAGCAAATGAAATGAAAG TTGATTTACAGAGGTTCATGTCTGAGTTACTGACCTTCTTAAAGCCTCACCTTCAGCCGTCTCTGCGATCACACAATCTTTGTGAGTGGTTGTCTAGGGTCTTCATAGAACAAGACGATGACATGCTGGAGGCTGCCAAAACAGCAATGGGCATCTACCTGAAGTTGACCag AGAATGTGAAGCTACTGAAAGCTTgacccaagaaaaagaaatgtggaacCATCACACACATGAAAATGGCTATAATCCacactgtatttttttattcttattaaaaaatataggATTTGATTCTACAGTTCTTCTTGATTTTTTGATTTCATCAGAAACCTGTTTTCTTGAGTATTTTGTTAGGTATTTAAAATTATTGCAAAAAGACTGGGATAATTTTTTCACCATTTGCAAGTACTTTGATATAACTGAATCTAAAGataatgtaaatatttgttgttgtatCTCCTCACTTGTCCAAGACAGAAGCAGCAACCAAACAGAGCCTAGTCCTTTGGCTGTTCTTGGTAATCACAGAGATGCTCATGCTTGGGTCTCCTGGGCTTCTGAAGCGTCTTCTGAACCACTGAACCATGCTGTGATGTCTGAGGAGGCCCAGGCCACACTCCAGGCTAATAATCTGTCTCCCCAACGAACTTCTCAAAGTCTGGTAGATTATGAAACCTCTGATGATTCTGAAGAAGAATCCACAGACCAGCGTTTAGCAAACAGTAGACTAACATCTTTACACCAAGAAGCAATGAAGAAAATTCAGGACACAATTGGAACAAGTAGGGATAAAAAAGAACTTATCCTGGAGTCTCAGTCGAGGTCTCTGGTTCCCAAAGAATCTAATACTCCCTTCTCTGTTGATTGTGACATAGGCCCAAATAACATTGTTTCTAAAGTGGGAATATCTTACAGAACAGTAAAGTGCTTTGAAGAGCTACAAGGTGCCATTTATCGTTTGCAGAAGAAAAATCTGTTCCCATATAATCCAACAGCACTTTTGAAGTTGTTAAAACATATTGAGACAATATATAATAGAAGTATGACTCCTTTGTAA